In the Catenovulum adriaticum genome, ATAGGTTGAAAATACACGCTAATTTCTTGGTTTTGAATAGCTGACCCCAGCGAATTTTTTAATTTTGACTTAAACATGAGCGAATCAAACATTTCAGCAGAAAATTGTTTATACTGGCTTTTACCTGCAGATTTTGCTTCAAACATTGCTGTATCAGCATTAGCGATTAACGCTGTTGCACTAAGAGCATCGGTTGGGTAACTAGCGATACCTATGCTGCAACTAAGTAGTAATTTATCATTGTTAATATGGTAAGGGGCTTTTATCGTATTAATAATGATGCCAGCTAAGTTCTCTAAAGCGACACCATTTATATCGACGATAAACATAAATTCATCACCACCAATGCGGGCCACATCAGCCGGGTAGGATGACGCAATATTATTTAGCCTATCTGCAACAATTTGCAAAATCTGATCGCCGACCAAATGTTGGTGGGTATCATTTATTTCTTTAAAACCATCTAAATCAATAAACATCAACGAGAAGTCAGAATTATTAGCCTTTATCTTATTTTCTAATAAGCTAAGCCCATAGCGGCGGTTAGGTAGTCCAGTTAAATCATCATAGTTAGCTTGATATGTTAAGTGGTCTTCGAATTCTTGTTTGGCTGAAATGAATTTACTGGTATCTAATTTAAGTCGATTCAAATTATCGACGATCATACTCAGTTCATCTTTGATGCAAGGATGTCGATTTAAATTAATATGCTCATTTGAACTTGCACTGACATTGTATTTTTTTAAACTGCTGGCAATTAAAAATAAATGCCGAGATACCATAAAATCAAAGAGTTTTATTAATATTAAGGTAATCATCAAGGATGATAAAATATAAACTATCGCAATATAGACTAATGAATCTAATATATATTGATCGAGTGCGATATTGTTTAACCAAACACAAAGCTCTCCTACATTTTCATTTTGGTAAATAAGTTGGTGTATATAAGTAGGCTGAGAGGCGCTTTCGCCAACCAAATAAACTTCAGAAGTTTCGCTTGTGACTTTGGCGGCAGAAACAAAAGGTAGTTGCGTTAACCCGTTAACAATAAATTGTGCGGTTTCACCTTTAAAGCTCCATAATGCCTCGGATAACGGCTCGATAATAATATTAATGTTTTCTTGTACATCATTATTTACTTGTGCATGAAAAGTTTGATATTGAAACGCACTAAAAATACTAATAGCCAATAAAGTAGTGGCTAGACTAGAGCCTAAAATGGCTAATACGACTCTGGCTTTCAAGGATGTAAGGGATAGCTTTTTTAGCAGGGCGTAACAAGCCGCAAACATGGTTTCTCTCTTTTATTATGAGCATACTTGATTGATAATAGTGAAATCGTTAGCATAAATCTAATTTTCTTTAAAATTCGCATCTTGTTCGATTATTTATCGTTTCTTATTACCATGACTGTTACCGGAATTATTTATGAATAAAAGCTTAATCACTAATTTACTCGCAGCTGTATTAACTGCCATA is a window encoding:
- a CDS encoding putative bifunctional diguanylate cyclase/phosphodiesterase, producing the protein MFAACYALLKKLSLTSLKARVVLAILGSSLATTLLAISIFSAFQYQTFHAQVNNDVQENINIIIEPLSEALWSFKGETAQFIVNGLTQLPFVSAAKVTSETSEVYLVGESASQPTYIHQLIYQNENVGELCVWLNNIALDQYILDSLVYIAIVYILSSLMITLILIKLFDFMVSRHLFLIASSLKKYNVSASSNEHINLNRHPCIKDELSMIVDNLNRLKLDTSKFISAKQEFEDHLTYQANYDDLTGLPNRRYGLSLLENKIKANNSDFSLMFIDLDGFKEINDTHQHLVGDQILQIVADRLNNIASSYPADVARIGGDEFMFIVDINGVALENLAGIIINTIKAPYHINNDKLLLSCSIGIASYPTDALSATALIANADTAMFEAKSAGKSQYKQFSAEMFDSLMFKSKLKNSLGSAIQNQEISVYFQPIFSIDNTELLGFESLCRWYNPEFGHVRPDIFIALAEETGDIVNIDRFVLTQTVQLLHSLESYCPNLFGTVNFCPLDFAQTDLIAFLSRLLTKYPLTQTKLEIEVTERSLLHNDSESGIQTILNALSKLGVKISIDDFGTGYSALSYVKHYRQYISKIKIDSVFIRDIVADKADSALVNAIIKMAEGLEMKVVAEGIETHAQRTTLNQLGCEYGQGYLISKPLSQDDFLTYINTKNSRATA